The following coding sequences lie in one Lolium perenne isolate Kyuss_39 chromosome 2, Kyuss_2.0, whole genome shotgun sequence genomic window:
- the LOC127335153 gene encoding uncharacterized protein — protein MSNRARWVMKYEKGLVDILHENNNSHYRTPHGWKTEGWRKIVRDFNHRHPDAGFTKVQIQEHETQLKKDYKLIKSILQRDGVSWDQSASMIRTTDEIWDEIIDVSPKARKYQSKSFPLLQTLEILLERDIPEGVGNIDEEGTDITPLLSMSRRPDDDENNISTLQRTLELGSQGLDDLDLLQNQTEEVLERPQPGADPKPQRVEEPAQSSSCIEPQKDKRRKRKAADIQQTMEAYLDFRMKQARTKEQTKKDGEQFSISRCIKALHAMTELSDQIRVLAADVFKDAVNREIFLSYEPRLRALWLKREVNRLLC, from the exons ATGTCAAACAGAGCAAGGTGGGTGATGAAGTATGAAAAGGGGCTTGTCGATATACTGCATGAGAACAATAATTCGCACTACCGGACTCCACATGGATGGAAAACTGAGGGATGGAGGAAAATTGTCAGGGACTTCAATCATAGGCACCCAGATGCAGGATTTACTAAAGTTCAAATTCAGGAACATGAGACCCAATTGAAGAAAGACTATAAACTGATAAAATCCATCCTCCAGCGTGATGGTGTTTCCTGGGACCAGAGTGCTTCTATGATTAGGACCACAGATGAAATCTGGGATGAGATAATCGAC GTGTCACCCAAGGCCCGGAAGTACCAAAGTAAGAGCTTTCCGTTGCTTCAAACGCTGGAGATCTTGCTTGAAA GGGATATTCCTGAAGGGGTTGGGAATATTGATGAGGAAGGCACCGACATCACCCCACTGCTAAGCATGTCAAGAAGGCCTGATGACGATGAGAACAATATCAGCACACTTCAAAGAACTCTGGAGCTAGGATCACAAGGTCTGGATGATCTTGATCTTTTGCAAAATCAGACTGAAGAGGTACTCGAAAGACCACAGCCTGGGGCAGATCCAAAGCCACAAAGAGTTGAGGAACCTGCTCAATCGAGCTCGTGCATAGAGCCACAAAAGGACAAGCGCAGGAAGCGCAAAGCGGCTGACATCCAACAGACCATGGAGGCTTACCTAGACTTCAGAATGAAACAGGCTCGCACAAAAGAACAAACCAAGAAGGATGGAGAACAATTCTCGATTTCAAGGTGTATCAAGGCTCTACATGCTATGACAGAGCTGTCTGATCAGATCAGGGTCCTAGCCGCTGATGTTTTCAAGGATGCAGTGAACCGGGAGATCTTCCTCTCGTATGAGCCAAGGCTTCGTGCACTATGGCTTAAGAGGGAGGTCAACAGGTTACTCTGTTAA
- the LOC127335154 gene encoding uncharacterized protein isoform X2, with translation MGHDGAHHPPASRDARKKRGNRSSAKLKQCKLDARREQWLSQVKDGKEAATMATAVPTVPGSGKGAGSNAGLPILASPHPPLPRRRREDAGAAGQDIGGSSDFDSPMPSPGSDNSRGGGCAQRKRCSSTGGGPSLSSVSSLWSSSRSVSDAEDDDTGSGPDEDNGVLDDWEAVADALSVDDDNSHCHQSAGTMTAPAAQRNSAPPANAAKRTEPIRSNARAWKPDDMFRPQSLPSISKQASFPTGIGSCWGMRSMGAAHQSTLASPASCPICYEDLDPTDSSFLPCPCGFHLCLFCHKRILEADGRCPGCRKQYNAVPAGGGGGGGATAPVRISRSCSMGPRR, from the exons ATGGGGCACGACGGCGCTCACCACCCGCCCGCATCGCGCGATGCGAGGAAGAAGAGG GGGAACCGCTCCTCGGCGAAGCTCAAGCAGTGCAAGCTCGACGCGCGCCGGGAGCAGTGGCTGTCGCAAG TCAAAGACGGGAAGGAGGCCGCCACCATGGCTACGGCTGTGCCAACAGTTCCAGGATCAGGCAAAGGCGCAGGGTCAAATGCTGGTTTGCCGATCCTTGCCTCGCCGCACCCTCCACTCCCCCGCCGGCGCAGAGAGGATGCTGGTGCCGCCGGTCAAGACATAGGCGGCAGCAGCGACTTCGACTCCCCGATGCCCAGCCCCGGCTCGGACAACTCCAGGGGCGGCGGCTGCGCGCAGAGGAAGCGCTGCTCCAGCACCGGGGGCGGGCCCAGCCTCAGCAGCGTCAGCAGCCTGTGGTCCAGCTCCAGGAGCGTGAGCGACGCCGAGGACGACGACACGGGCAGCGGCCCCGACGAGGACAACGGGGTGCTGGACGACTGGGAGGCCGTCGCCGACGCGCTTTCGGTCGACGATGATAACAGTCACTGCCACCAGAGTGCAGGTACCATGACGGCCCCAGCAGCTCAAAGGAACTCGGCACCGCCGGCGAATGCAGCAAAGAGAACAGAACCGATCCGTAGCAACGCGAGGGCTTGGAAACCTGATGATATGTTCCGTCCGCAGAGCTTGCCCAGCATTTCCAAGCAGGCCAGCTTCCCGACAGGTATCGGCAGCTGCTGGGGGATGCGTAGCATGGGTGCAGCACATCAGAGTACCCTCGCTTCGCCAGCGTCGTGCCCGATATGCTACGAGGATCTGGACCCAACCGACTCGAGCTTCCTCCCCTGCCCCTGTGGGTTTCACCTGTGCCTCTTCTGCCACAAGAGGATCCTCGAGGCGGATGGACGCTGCCCAGGATGCAGGAAGCAGTACAATGCAgtgcctgctggaggaggaggaggaggaggagcaaccGCACCAGTGCGTATATCACGTTCTTGCAGCATGGGTCCAAGACGCTAG
- the LOC127335154 gene encoding uncharacterized protein isoform X1: MGHDGAHHPPASRDARKKRQGNRSSAKLKQCKLDARREQWLSQVKDGKEAATMATAVPTVPGSGKGAGSNAGLPILASPHPPLPRRRREDAGAAGQDIGGSSDFDSPMPSPGSDNSRGGGCAQRKRCSSTGGGPSLSSVSSLWSSSRSVSDAEDDDTGSGPDEDNGVLDDWEAVADALSVDDDNSHCHQSAGTMTAPAAQRNSAPPANAAKRTEPIRSNARAWKPDDMFRPQSLPSISKQASFPTGIGSCWGMRSMGAAHQSTLASPASCPICYEDLDPTDSSFLPCPCGFHLCLFCHKRILEADGRCPGCRKQYNAVPAGGGGGGGATAPVRISRSCSMGPRR; the protein is encoded by the exons ATGGGGCACGACGGCGCTCACCACCCGCCCGCATCGCGCGATGCGAGGAAGAAGAGG CAGGGGAACCGCTCCTCGGCGAAGCTCAAGCAGTGCAAGCTCGACGCGCGCCGGGAGCAGTGGCTGTCGCAAG TCAAAGACGGGAAGGAGGCCGCCACCATGGCTACGGCTGTGCCAACAGTTCCAGGATCAGGCAAAGGCGCAGGGTCAAATGCTGGTTTGCCGATCCTTGCCTCGCCGCACCCTCCACTCCCCCGCCGGCGCAGAGAGGATGCTGGTGCCGCCGGTCAAGACATAGGCGGCAGCAGCGACTTCGACTCCCCGATGCCCAGCCCCGGCTCGGACAACTCCAGGGGCGGCGGCTGCGCGCAGAGGAAGCGCTGCTCCAGCACCGGGGGCGGGCCCAGCCTCAGCAGCGTCAGCAGCCTGTGGTCCAGCTCCAGGAGCGTGAGCGACGCCGAGGACGACGACACGGGCAGCGGCCCCGACGAGGACAACGGGGTGCTGGACGACTGGGAGGCCGTCGCCGACGCGCTTTCGGTCGACGATGATAACAGTCACTGCCACCAGAGTGCAGGTACCATGACGGCCCCAGCAGCTCAAAGGAACTCGGCACCGCCGGCGAATGCAGCAAAGAGAACAGAACCGATCCGTAGCAACGCGAGGGCTTGGAAACCTGATGATATGTTCCGTCCGCAGAGCTTGCCCAGCATTTCCAAGCAGGCCAGCTTCCCGACAGGTATCGGCAGCTGCTGGGGGATGCGTAGCATGGGTGCAGCACATCAGAGTACCCTCGCTTCGCCAGCGTCGTGCCCGATATGCTACGAGGATCTGGACCCAACCGACTCGAGCTTCCTCCCCTGCCCCTGTGGGTTTCACCTGTGCCTCTTCTGCCACAAGAGGATCCTCGAGGCGGATGGACGCTGCCCAGGATGCAGGAAGCAGTACAATGCAgtgcctgctggaggaggaggaggaggaggagcaaccGCACCAGTGCGTATATCACGTTCTTGCAGCATGGGTCCAAGACGCTAG